In a single window of the Methylococcus sp. Mc7 genome:
- a CDS encoding ABC transporter ATP-binding protein translates to MTDTEVIRMEHVWTRFGENLVHRDVSLSLARGQILGVVGASGCGKTVLMREMIGLQTPTQGQVWLLGEPLAEADARRKQQLRNRCGVLFQGGALFSALSVFDNIAFPLRELKALDEGLIAQLVCMKLAMVGLGAADALLMPAELSGGMVKRAALARALIMEPEVVFLDEPTSGLDPVLGEEFVSLLGQLHQELGFTVVMVTHDLDTLSDLCTCVAVLAGQQLVSYGTLDDAIACTHPFARDFFHGKRAQRILGRSD, encoded by the coding sequence ATGACGGACACCGAAGTCATACGCATGGAGCATGTGTGGACCCGTTTCGGCGAGAATCTCGTGCACCGCGACGTCAGCCTCAGCCTGGCGCGCGGACAAATCCTGGGGGTGGTCGGCGCCTCCGGTTGCGGCAAGACCGTCTTGATGCGCGAAATGATCGGCCTGCAGACGCCGACCCAAGGGCAGGTCTGGCTGCTCGGCGAGCCGCTGGCGGAAGCCGACGCCCGCCGCAAGCAGCAGCTCCGCAACCGCTGCGGCGTGCTGTTCCAGGGCGGCGCCCTGTTCAGCGCGCTGAGCGTGTTCGACAACATCGCCTTTCCCCTGCGCGAACTCAAGGCCTTGGACGAGGGGCTGATCGCCCAACTGGTCTGCATGAAGCTCGCCATGGTCGGCCTGGGGGCGGCCGATGCCCTGCTGATGCCGGCGGAACTGTCCGGGGGCATGGTCAAGCGCGCCGCCCTGGCCCGCGCCCTGATCATGGAGCCCGAAGTGGTTTTCCTCGACGAGCCCACCTCCGGCCTCGATCCGGTGCTGGGCGAGGAGTTCGTCAGCCTGCTGGGGCAGTTGCACCAGGAGCTGGGCTTCACCGTCGTCATGGTGACCCACGACCTGGATACCCTCAGCGACCTTTGCACCTGCGTGGCCGTGCTCGCCGGGCAGCAACTGGTATCCTACGGCACGCTGGACGATGCGATCGCCTGTACGCATCCTTTCGCCCGCGACTTCTTCCACGGCAAACGCGCCCAGAGAATCCTGGGAAGGTCCGACTGA
- a CDS encoding ABC-type transport auxiliary lipoprotein family protein has translation MMRRIPWILILSLAAPACSVLPERPPQPALHDFGAAPTAAPAPWSAVQVEAPDWLQTDRLQYRLLYANPTELRAYALDRWIAPPPALLEQRLKAERNGSGYRLRVELQVFEQVFDRPGSSRVTIRFRAETPTATRTFQLDQPTASPDAAGAVQAFAQAIGRAVAQIRAWQPSN, from the coding sequence ATGATGCGACGGATTCCCTGGATACTGATACTGTCCCTGGCCGCGCCCGCCTGCAGTGTGCTGCCAGAGCGCCCGCCCCAGCCCGCGCTGCACGATTTCGGCGCCGCCCCCACCGCCGCGCCGGCGCCATGGTCTGCGGTCCAAGTCGAAGCCCCGGACTGGCTGCAGACCGACCGCCTGCAGTACCGCCTGCTCTACGCCAATCCCACCGAACTGCGCGCCTATGCCCTTGACCGCTGGATCGCCCCGCCGCCCGCCCTGCTGGAACAACGGCTGAAAGCTGAACGCAACGGCAGCGGCTACCGTTTGCGCGTCGAGCTCCAGGTCTTCGAGCAGGTGTTCGACCGCCCTGGCAGCTCTCGTGTCACGATCCGCTTCCGCGCCGAAACGCCGACCGCCACCAGGACGTTCCAGCTCGACCAACCCACGGCCAGCCCTGATGCCGCCGGGGCTGTACAAGCCTTCGCGCAGGCGATCGGCCGCGCCGTCGCCCAGATCCGGGCATGGCAACCGTCAAACTGA
- the fetB gene encoding iron export ABC transporter permease subunit FetB codes for MDTVDISQARMMLLYGIAVLPWLLLRAAGLRLSRDLWLGIVRMSVQLALVGLYLKYLFAINAPALNVLWIVVMLVVADFTILRRAGLRVRHFFLSTLAAIAAGTLFSVAYLLLLVIRPEPLYDARYLVPLAGMILGNCLQGNVIGLERFYSSIRKYENEYLTYLLLGATRREAVRPYFREALEASVSPTLASMATLGLVSLPGMMTGQILGGSEPWVAVKYQIAIMLCIFASMSLAAVLNLVLSLRFAFNEFDVLREAIFRRR; via the coding sequence ATGGACACGGTCGATATATCCCAGGCGAGAATGATGCTGCTCTATGGCATCGCCGTATTGCCCTGGCTGCTGCTGCGGGCCGCGGGGTTGCGCCTCTCGCGCGACCTGTGGCTGGGCATCGTCCGGATGAGCGTGCAACTGGCGCTGGTCGGCCTCTATCTCAAATACCTGTTCGCGATCAATGCGCCCGCGCTCAACGTCTTGTGGATCGTGGTCATGCTGGTCGTGGCCGATTTCACCATCCTTCGCCGAGCAGGACTCCGTGTCAGGCATTTTTTCCTTTCGACCCTGGCGGCCATCGCGGCCGGAACGCTGTTCTCGGTGGCCTATCTGCTGCTCCTGGTGATCCGGCCGGAACCGCTCTACGACGCGCGTTACCTGGTGCCGCTGGCCGGCATGATCCTCGGCAACTGCCTGCAAGGCAACGTGATCGGTCTGGAGCGGTTCTATTCGTCGATTCGGAAATACGAGAACGAATATCTCACCTACCTGCTGCTGGGCGCGACCCGCCGCGAAGCGGTCCGCCCGTATTTCCGCGAGGCGCTCGAGGCATCGGTCAGTCCCACCCTGGCCAGCATGGCGACCCTGGGCCTGGTTTCGCTGCCCGGCATGATGACCGGCCAGATTCTGGGCGGCAGCGAGCCGTGGGTGGCGGTGAAATACCAGATCGCCATCATGCTCTGCATCTTCGCCAGCATGAGCCTGGCCGCCGTGCTCAACCTCGTGCTCAGCCTGCGCTTCGCTTTCAACGAGTTCGACGTGCTGCGGGAGGCGATTTTCAGACGGCGGTGA
- the tnpB gene encoding IS66 family insertion sequence element accessory protein TnpB (TnpB, as the term is used for proteins encoded by IS66 family insertion elements, is considered an accessory protein, since TnpC, encoded by a neighboring gene, is a DDE family transposase.), whose protein sequence is MLATLLSATTVYVVAEPCDLRKSIDGLALAVESSLGHSPLSGSVFVFFNRGRDKVKLLWWDRHGFWLAYKRLEKGRFRNPVQGTISRSDLLLLLEGVDLSVVRLREVRAGRVG, encoded by the coding sequence ATGCTGGCGACGCTGCTGAGTGCGACGACGGTGTATGTGGTTGCCGAACCCTGCGATCTGCGCAAGTCCATCGATGGTTTGGCGCTGGCGGTGGAGAGCAGCCTGGGGCATTCGCCGTTGTCGGGTTCGGTGTTCGTGTTCTTCAACCGGGGCCGGGACAAGGTGAAGCTGTTGTGGTGGGATCGTCATGGTTTCTGGCTGGCCTACAAGCGGCTGGAGAAAGGCCGCTTCCGCAATCCGGTTCAGGGGACGATTTCGCGCTCGGACCTGCTGCTGTTGCTGGAAGGCGTGGACTTGTCGGTGGTGCGTTTGCGGGAGGTTCGGGCCGGCCGGGTCGGGTGA
- a CDS encoding transposase has translation MPRALRPRKNALGRTLTYRKEARNAATLAQFGNGTPDDWLERKLYSRFPDLGIALMLALNLLLFGVAGLAVWAVQMLWIPFWAAGVVNGLGHYLGYRNFETPDASTNLWPIGIIIGGEELHNNHHAYPSSARFSNQRWEIDLGWMYIRLMALLKLAKIRNTPPKTTIHAKESSVDMDTVKAVLRNRAHILSLYGRRVIAPVMRLEQAKSPRADRRLLRRMRPLLLREYIKVDPAAWQNFSRMLDNSQALATIYQFKQQLKAVWTDSLASHEERLERLRVWCLQAKQSDLPWLQHFADTLSGYRLQPAH, from the coding sequence GTGCCTCGCGCGCTAAGGCCGCGAAAGAATGCGCTCGGCCGGACGCTTACGTATCGCAAGGAAGCGAGGAACGCCGCGACCCTGGCCCAGTTCGGCAACGGCACGCCGGACGACTGGCTGGAACGCAAGCTGTACAGCCGCTTTCCCGACTTGGGAATAGCGCTGATGCTGGCCTTGAACCTGCTCCTGTTCGGCGTCGCGGGCTTGGCGGTGTGGGCGGTGCAGATGCTGTGGATTCCGTTCTGGGCGGCCGGCGTCGTCAACGGTCTCGGCCATTACTTGGGCTACCGCAATTTCGAAACCCCCGATGCGTCCACCAATCTGTGGCCCATCGGCATCATCATTGGCGGCGAGGAGCTGCACAACAACCACCATGCCTACCCGTCCTCGGCAAGGTTTTCGAACCAGCGATGGGAAATCGATCTCGGCTGGATGTATATCCGGCTGATGGCCCTCTTGAAACTGGCCAAGATCAGAAATACGCCCCCTAAGACCACCATCCATGCGAAAGAGTCGTCCGTCGACATGGACACCGTCAAAGCCGTGCTGCGCAACCGCGCGCACATCCTGAGCCTGTACGGTCGCCGCGTCATCGCGCCGGTCATGCGGTTGGAGCAGGCGAAATCGCCGAGAGCCGATCGTCGACTACTCCGGCGGATGCGTCCGTTGCTGCTGCGCGAATACATCAAGGTGGACCCCGCCGCCTGGCAAAATTTCAGTCGGATGCTGGACAACAGCCAAGCCTTGGCGACGATCTACCAGTTCAAGCAACAGCTCAAGGCGGTATGGACCGACTCGCTCGCGAGCCACGAGGAGCGCCTGGAACGCTTGCGCGTCTGGTGCCTCCAGGCGAAACAAAGCGACCTCCCCTGGTTGCAACACTTCGCCGACACCTTGAGCGGTTACCGGCTGCAGCCCGCCCATTAA
- a CDS encoding DUF502 domain-containing protein: MKQSAQRILHYFLIGVLGVLPIVIVLQVVIYVENLLRDFVVSFFSSYRNLFIPSVMFTAAVLFLTYFGYLLQHGKAHLLYFVENLVIRIPLLGTLYRVTQKLVNIFRGDGSTKLREVVYIEYPKEGLWVPAFVTNRVGDQYVIYVPTSPNPTSGFTVILNESRIRRSHMTIEEASSFVISLGVDMPKPGEATELR; this comes from the coding sequence ATGAAACAATCGGCACAGCGCATTCTGCATTACTTTCTGATCGGCGTGCTGGGCGTCCTGCCCATCGTCATCGTCCTGCAGGTCGTGATCTACGTGGAAAACCTGCTGAGAGACTTCGTGGTGAGTTTTTTCAGCAGCTACCGGAACCTGTTCATCCCGAGCGTGATGTTCACCGCGGCCGTGCTGTTTCTCACCTATTTCGGCTACCTGCTACAGCACGGCAAGGCCCATCTGCTCTATTTCGTGGAAAACCTGGTCATTCGCATCCCGCTCCTGGGCACCCTTTACCGGGTGACGCAGAAACTGGTGAACATCTTCCGCGGCGATGGATCGACCAAGCTGCGGGAGGTCGTCTACATCGAATACCCGAAGGAGGGTCTCTGGGTTCCGGCCTTCGTGACCAACCGGGTCGGAGACCAGTACGTGATCTACGTACCGACCTCGCCCAATCCCACTTCCGGCTTCACCGTGATCCTCAACGAATCGAGGATCAGGCGCTCCCACATGACGATCGAGGAAGCCTCGAGCTTCGTGATCAGCCTGGGGGTGGACATGCCCAAGCCGGGCGAGGCGACCGAACTCCGGTAG
- a CDS encoding ATP-binding cassette domain-containing protein, with product MTVLVRFDRVSVAAGERTILRELSFEIREGEKAVFRGKSGSGKSTVLKTLLGVYPVAEGHVHFAGRPLDRQAVGAIRACAAYIGQEPVLGADTVREALLLPFGFKAHRGEAPTAGKLAETLVRLGLAPSILEQDCSRVSGGEKQRIAVARAQLLGKRLYLLDEVTSALDPESKRAVLDFFADPALTVLSVAHDPDWIARCDTVFELEDGHLAGGA from the coding sequence ATGACCGTGCTGGTCCGGTTCGACCGCGTGTCGGTGGCTGCGGGAGAGAGGACGATTCTCCGCGAACTGAGCTTCGAAATCCGCGAAGGCGAGAAGGCGGTGTTCCGGGGCAAATCGGGCTCGGGCAAGAGCACGGTGCTCAAGACCCTGCTGGGAGTGTATCCGGTGGCGGAGGGCCATGTCCATTTCGCCGGCAGGCCCCTCGACCGGCAGGCGGTCGGCGCGATTCGCGCCTGCGCCGCCTACATCGGCCAGGAGCCCGTGTTGGGCGCCGACACGGTGCGGGAGGCGCTGCTGCTGCCGTTCGGGTTCAAAGCCCATCGCGGCGAGGCGCCCACCGCCGGCAAGCTGGCCGAGACCCTGGTCCGGCTTGGCCTCGCCCCTTCCATCCTGGAGCAGGACTGCAGCCGGGTTTCCGGCGGCGAGAAGCAGCGCATCGCCGTGGCCCGCGCCCAGCTCCTCGGCAAGCGGCTCTATCTGCTGGACGAGGTGACTTCCGCGCTGGACCCGGAAAGCAAGCGGGCGGTGCTGGACTTCTTCGCCGATCCGGCCCTCACCGTGCTGTCGGTGGCGCACGATCCGGACTGGATCGCCCGTTGCGACACCGTGTTCGAACTGGAAGACGGCCATTTGGCTGGAGGGGCATGA
- a CDS encoding MlaD family protein, translated as MVKETYALLTGLFVVILGGAVIGIALFLGDYGAERDVYIVSTQGAVSGLNPESLVIFRGVRAGKVASISFAPDDPRTILVRIEVDKGLPITRGTYATLRVQPLTGLAQIDLSDEGNDPEPLRTHPKNPANIPLHPSLLDKLTGSGSDILTQVAQLTSRLNAFLDDGNRQRIAHTLESLDTAAEELVRLERRVEEALGRIPALDDRLRQALADHSAMARDVRETSRQIRALSESAQKVVDIGATAGDTLVRSRLPELNALIDDAARTAASLRRLSKTLEQDPQALLLGPKPGIPGPGEPGFEEPK; from the coding sequence ATGGTCAAGGAAACCTACGCCCTGCTGACCGGCCTGTTCGTGGTCATCCTCGGCGGCGCAGTGATCGGCATTGCCCTGTTCCTCGGCGACTACGGCGCCGAACGCGACGTCTACATCGTCTCCACCCAGGGGGCCGTGTCCGGCCTCAACCCGGAGTCGCTGGTCATCTTCCGCGGTGTCCGGGCCGGCAAGGTGGCCTCGATCAGCTTCGCGCCCGACGATCCCCGCACCATCCTGGTCCGGATCGAAGTCGACAAGGGCCTTCCCATCACCCGTGGCACCTACGCCACCCTGCGGGTCCAGCCGCTCACCGGGCTGGCCCAGATCGACCTCAGCGACGAGGGCAACGACCCGGAACCCCTGCGCACCCACCCCAAGAACCCGGCGAACATCCCGCTGCACCCCTCGTTGCTGGACAAGCTGACCGGATCGGGGTCCGACATCCTCACCCAGGTCGCGCAGCTCACCAGCCGGCTGAACGCCTTTCTCGACGACGGCAACCGCCAGCGCATCGCGCATACCCTGGAAAGCCTGGACACGGCGGCGGAAGAGCTGGTGCGCCTGGAACGGCGCGTGGAGGAGGCGCTGGGACGCATCCCCGCCCTGGATGACAGGTTGCGGCAGGCGCTGGCGGACCATTCCGCCATGGCCCGCGACGTCCGCGAGACCTCCCGCCAGATCAGGGCGCTGAGCGAAAGCGCACAAAAGGTCGTGGATATCGGAGCGACCGCGGGCGATACCCTGGTCCGCAGCCGGCTGCCGGAACTGAACGCGCTGATCGACGACGCGGCCCGCACGGCGGCCAGTCTGCGCAGGCTGTCGAAAACGCTGGAACAAGACCCGCAGGCCCTGCTGCTGGGGCCGAAGCCGGGTATTCCCGGTCCTGGCGAACCGGGATTCGAGGAGCCGAAATGA
- a CDS encoding fatty acid desaturase, whose amino-acid sequence MSHGLTHLSFWPLLFATLALTHVTIVSVTIFLHRHQAHRALSLHPVASHFFRFWLWLTTATVTKEWVSIHRKHHARCETPADPHSPQVLGIFTVLLRGWMLYRSKRSAVPGLVVSVANG is encoded by the coding sequence ATGTCACATGGTTTAACGCATCTTTCCTTTTGGCCGCTGTTGTTCGCGACCTTGGCTTTGACACATGTCACCATCGTCAGCGTAACCATCTTCCTGCACCGTCACCAAGCCCACCGGGCACTGTCCCTGCATCCCGTAGCCAGCCATTTCTTTCGTTTCTGGCTCTGGCTGACCACGGCGACCGTGACCAAGGAATGGGTTTCCATCCATCGCAAGCATCACGCGCGCTGCGAGACCCCGGCAGACCCGCATAGCCCCCAAGTCCTCGGCATATTTACTGTCCTGCTGCGGGGTTGGATGCTGTATCGCAGTAAGCGTTCGGCGGTGCCCGGTCTTGTGGTCTCAGTGGCGAACGGTTAG
- a CDS encoding IS66 family transposase, with protein sequence MAAMNAAALAEENRTLKATLAQREARIERLEFDLAQLKKLLFGARSEKLKTLPDSEQLPLSAEVPEDAPVASPVEFKTVVQSPVKNPPKRTALPEHLPREIVVLPLSAEDRRCPECGEERPVIGYESSERLDYLPATLKVVETRREKCACSKCQGQLTTVPAKPEIIEGGIPLPGLLAHLLMAKYGYHLPLYRIEQIFAHQGVPIARTTLCDWVIQSGWQLKPLAERMLALLKQQPVIFSDDTTVAVQDRGKTRETRFWVYAGHSPPIVVYDHTETRAGKHPKAKLEGYRGYLQADAYAGYDQIFAAGKVLEVACWAHARRKFFDIARQAEAGKRISAHEALEFIGRLYAIEREAKEQQLDAEGIRKLRQQQARPILAEFKAWLEDRLRQLAPKTPTAQAIGYALKNWPALERYTEDGRLEIDNNRSERAIRPLTIGRKNWLFLGSPKGGQVAATVFSLIQTCKELGINPEAYLKDVLTRLPSTKQKDIDSLLPHNCKLPGA encoded by the coding sequence ATGGCAGCCATGAATGCCGCCGCTCTCGCCGAAGAAAATCGTACGCTGAAGGCCACCCTGGCCCAGCGCGAGGCGCGCATCGAACGGCTGGAATTCGACCTGGCACAGCTGAAGAAGCTGCTGTTCGGCGCTCGCTCCGAGAAGCTCAAAACGCTCCCCGACAGTGAACAACTGCCGCTGTCGGCGGAAGTGCCCGAGGACGCCCCCGTCGCCAGTCCGGTGGAGTTCAAGACGGTGGTGCAATCGCCGGTCAAGAATCCGCCCAAACGCACCGCGCTGCCGGAGCATCTGCCGCGCGAGATCGTGGTGTTGCCGCTGTCGGCGGAAGATCGCCGGTGTCCTGAATGCGGCGAAGAGCGGCCGGTGATCGGCTACGAAAGTTCCGAGCGGCTGGACTACCTACCGGCCACCCTCAAGGTGGTCGAGACCCGCCGGGAAAAATGCGCCTGTTCCAAGTGCCAGGGGCAGCTGACCACGGTGCCGGCGAAGCCTGAGATTATCGAAGGGGGCATCCCGCTGCCGGGTCTTCTGGCGCATCTGCTGATGGCCAAATACGGCTATCACCTGCCCCTCTACCGCATCGAGCAAATTTTTGCCCACCAGGGTGTGCCCATTGCCCGCACCACGTTGTGCGACTGGGTCATCCAGAGCGGCTGGCAACTGAAACCCTTGGCTGAGCGGATGCTGGCGTTGCTCAAGCAGCAGCCGGTGATCTTCTCGGACGACACCACTGTGGCCGTGCAGGACCGCGGCAAGACGCGGGAGACGCGGTTTTGGGTCTACGCCGGCCACTCCCCGCCGATCGTCGTCTACGATCACACCGAAACCCGGGCGGGCAAACATCCCAAGGCCAAACTGGAAGGCTACCGCGGCTACCTGCAGGCGGACGCCTATGCCGGTTACGACCAGATCTTCGCCGCAGGCAAGGTCCTGGAAGTGGCCTGCTGGGCGCATGCGCGCCGCAAGTTCTTCGACATCGCCCGCCAAGCGGAGGCTGGCAAGCGCATCAGCGCCCACGAGGCCTTGGAATTCATCGGCCGGCTCTATGCCATCGAACGGGAAGCCAAGGAACAGCAACTCGACGCCGAAGGCATCCGCAAGCTGCGGCAGCAACAGGCGCGGCCGATCCTGGCCGAGTTCAAGGCCTGGCTCGAAGACCGGCTGCGCCAGTTAGCGCCCAAGACGCCCACGGCCCAAGCCATCGGCTATGCCCTCAAGAACTGGCCGGCGCTGGAGCGCTACACCGAAGACGGCCGCCTGGAAATCGACAACAACCGGAGCGAACGGGCCATCCGCCCCCTCACCATCGGCCGCAAGAATTGGCTGTTTCTCGGCTCGCCCAAGGGCGGCCAGGTCGCCGCCACGGTGTTCAGCCTGATCCAGACCTGCAAGGAGCTGGGCATCAATCCGGAGGCCTATCTGAAGGATGTCCTCACCCGCCTGCCTTCCACCAAGCAGAAGGACATCGACAGCCTGCTACCTCACAATTGCAAGCTGCCCGGGGCGTAA